The following nucleotide sequence is from Candidatus Hydrogenedens sp..
TGGATAGATTATACAACAAATTTAAATATGAATGATTCAAAAAACAGGAAAAGTGTTGTTATACTTGGTCCTACGGCAAGTGGGAAAACTCGTTTAGGTGTGCAACTTGCCCACAAGCTTAACGGAGAAATTCTTTCCGCTGATTCACGACAGGTTTATATTGGTCTTGATATCGGAACAGGAAAAGACCTTGATGAATATGAGGGTGTTTATCCGCCAGTGCGGTATCATCTTATTGATATTGTTCCCGTTGATTATGAATTTAGTTTATATGATTACCTTCGATGTTTCCGAGAAGCGATACAGGATGTGTTATCACGGGGAAAATTTCCTGTAATTGTTGGCGGAACAGGATTGTATCTTGAAAGTATTCTTGAAGGATATTCACTAACAAAGGCACCTCCGAATGAAGCGTTGCGAAACGAATTAAACAGTTTGGCAATTGAAGAATTACGGATAAAATTGATGCAACTCAAACCAAAACTTCATAACACTACTGATTTGTTAGATAAAGAGAGAATTATCCGTGCTATCGAGATTGCTATAGCAGAGAAAGAAGGTGGAGAGATTATCACGGTTCCACCATTACAATCCATTATTTTAGGTGTCCGATGGGAACGTGATATTCTTAAAAATCGGATTTCAGAGAGATTAAAAAAGAGGCTTCAACAAGGGCTTATTGAAGAGGTAGAAAAACTTTTAAACCATGGGGTATCTGAAGAACGACTTTTTCAATTAGGTCTGGAATACCGTTATGTACTTCTATTTTTACAGGGGAAAATTAAGAATAAAAACGATTTGTTTCAGAAGTTACGTTCTGCTATCTGGGAGTTTTCAAGAAAACAAGAACATTGGTTCCGAAGATTTGAACGTTCAGGACACTATATTTATTGGATAACCTGTGATGAGATAGAACAAGCATTAATATGGATAAAAAACAATTTATGAATGAAAAAATATCTGAATATTTGACTAAAAAAGCGACATTAACACCATGGTCTTTGGAGACACATTTGAACAAGGGGGTTGAACAGGTCGTTGTTATACCTGCATATAATGAATTTGCGGGAATTTTAACACTTTTTCAGTCACTAAGTATGAATCCTATTCAACTATGTGAAAAGACCTTGGTTATAGTAGTTGTGAATAATCAGAATGAGACGATATCACCACCTGAGGCATTAAAAAACAATCAAGAGACTATTGAGTTTCTAAAAACATGTATGTATTCAAATCAAACACCTTTTCCCATTGGAATTATTGATGCGTCATCAGCGGGCTATGAATTTCCAGTAGGGCAAGGCGTTGGATTGGCTCGTAAAATTGGGCTCGACTGGGGTTTGCGATATTTGGCTGAAGAAGGAAATAGTTTTGGTGGACTAATCTGTTTAGATGCGGACTGTACCGTTTCTGATAATTATCTTTTCACGTGGAATTCTTTTTTTAAAGAGAATCCTAATTCAGCAGGGGTTATGTATTCTGAACATCCGATAGAGCATACACCGTTAGGTTTATGTATGCTTGCCTATGAAATTTATTTGCGAACCTATGAACTTGGATTATGTTATGCACAATCACCATATACCTTCCTGCCTATAGGTTCAACTATCGGTGTACCTGCGGTACTCTACGCAGCATCGGGAGGAATGAGTACACGTATTGCTGGGGAAGATTTTTATTTTCTACAACAACTTGCACGAATCAGTGGAATTAAAAGGATTACTGAAGCCACTGTTTTTCCATCATCTCGTTTGTCAGAACGGGTACCTTTTGGAACAGGTGCTAAATTAAAACAATATATGAATCAGCCTGAAAAACGTTTCTCTTTTTATCCATTTTCGGCGTTCGAAATTTTGAGAAGATGGATTCAGTGTCTTGACCATCCTGATGAAAATGCTGAATACATGTTACTTCAAGCAGAAACTATACACCCAGAGTTGGCACACTTCCTCAGTTCTAACTACTGGCTTCAAAAAACAAGCAAGATATTTAAACAACATAAGAACCGTAGTAGATTGATATATCATCTTCATGAATGGTTTGATGGTTTAAAAACACTTCGTCTGCTGAATCACTTAAAAGAATTTGCTTTTGTTGAGACAACGGTTTTTGAGACATTAAAAGAATTTGTTGTTCGACTAAATATGAGTGAATTTGAACATATCAATTTTGAAAGCATCCAATATGAATATAACCAACAACATGTCCTATTAAATACACTTCGAAAAAGTTGGGATAAATTAAAAATAGCAGGGATTAATTACCATTTGAACAGCAATTAATCCCTTAGGATAGG
It contains:
- a CDS encoding glycosyltransferase family A protein produces the protein MNEKISEYLTKKATLTPWSLETHLNKGVEQVVVIPAYNEFAGILTLFQSLSMNPIQLCEKTLVIVVVNNQNETISPPEALKNNQETIEFLKTCMYSNQTPFPIGIIDASSAGYEFPVGQGVGLARKIGLDWGLRYLAEEGNSFGGLICLDADCTVSDNYLFTWNSFFKENPNSAGVMYSEHPIEHTPLGLCMLAYEIYLRTYELGLCYAQSPYTFLPIGSTIGVPAVLYAASGGMSTRIAGEDFYFLQQLARISGIKRITEATVFPSSRLSERVPFGTGAKLKQYMNQPEKRFSFYPFSAFEILRRWIQCLDHPDENAEYMLLQAETIHPELAHFLSSNYWLQKTSKIFKQHKNRSRLIYHLHEWFDGLKTLRLLNHLKEFAFVETTVFETLKEFVVRLNMSEFEHINFESIQYEYNQQHVLLNTLRKSWDKLKIAGINYHLNSN
- the miaA gene encoding tRNA (adenosine(37)-N6)-dimethylallyltransferase MiaA — encoded protein: MDYTTNLNMNDSKNRKSVVILGPTASGKTRLGVQLAHKLNGEILSADSRQVYIGLDIGTGKDLDEYEGVYPPVRYHLIDIVPVDYEFSLYDYLRCFREAIQDVLSRGKFPVIVGGTGLYLESILEGYSLTKAPPNEALRNELNSLAIEELRIKLMQLKPKLHNTTDLLDKERIIRAIEIAIAEKEGGEIITVPPLQSIILGVRWERDILKNRISERLKKRLQQGLIEEVEKLLNHGVSEERLFQLGLEYRYVLLFLQGKIKNKNDLFQKLRSAIWEFSRKQEHWFRRFERSGHYIYWITCDEIEQALIWIKNNL